Below is a genomic region from Pseudomonas berkeleyensis.
GATGCGCGTCAGCCGCACCGTGCAGTGGTGGCGCGAAGCCGCCGGAAGGCAATCCCTGCACCTGCGGCGCATCGCCGAAGAAACCCTGCTGACCAGCGCCTATCTGCGCAGCTTCGTACACTGGCTGCGCCATCCCGAAGAAGCGCATGCCGACTTCCGTGCCTACCTGCGCCGCCAACTGCGCTGCGGCCCGCTGCCCCTGCTGCTGCAACGCCCGTAGCCCGGATGCAATCCGGGAATATGGGCAAGGGCTTTCCCGGATTACATCCGGGCTACGTTTGCTGATCGGGTGCACAGCGGGCAAAAGCTGGAAACATTCTGTCACTGGTCATGCCTGCCCATGACGGGCAAGATGCCGACCAAGCTTTTCCACAAGAGAGAAAACCGTGATGCAGCATTTCCTCAGTATCGCCATGGTTCTGTGCCTGGCACTGACCTTCAGTTTCGAAGCCCACGCCAAACGTTTTGGCGGTGGCAAATCCTTTGGTTCCGCCCCCAGCCACCAGACTCGCCAGGCCACTCCGCCGGCTCAATCGGCTGCTCAGGCTCCTGGTCGTCAACCTGCCGCTGCCGCCAGCGGTGCTTCGCGCTGGCTCGGCCCACTGGCTGGCCTGGCTGCCGGTGGTCTGCTGGCCTCCATGTTCATGGGTGACGGCTTCGAAGGCCTGCAGATCATGGACATGCTGATCTTCGGCCTGATCGCCTTCCTGCTGTTCCGCTTCCTCGCCGCCCGTCGTGCCCGCCAGCAGCCGCAAGCCGCAGCCGCCGGCGGTGCTCCGTACCAGCGTGAAATGCCGAGCGCGGCCAACGCTCCGGCAGCTGGCAGCAATATCTTCGGTGGTCGCCTGGCTT
It encodes:
- a CDS encoding Tim44 domain-containing protein; the protein is MQHFLSIAMVLCLALTFSFEAHAKRFGGGKSFGSAPSHQTRQATPPAQSAAQAPGRQPAAAASGASRWLGPLAGLAAGGLLASMFMGDGFEGLQIMDMLIFGLIAFLLFRFLAARRARQQPQAAAAGGAPYQREMPSAANAPAAGSNIFGGRLASAAPVINAPAWFNEQSFLAAGREHFMNLQQHWDANEMDKIAEFVTPQLLEFLKRERAELGDGFQSTYVDDLDVQLDGVDDNAEKTIATLTFSGVSKTSRFDQGEPFSESWRLERAQGDNQPWLIAGIRQN